The DNA segment AGCACGTGCTTCTGCCGCTTGTTCACCTCCTCGACGGCGCGCACGAGCTCGAGGTCGTGGCCCATCACGCGCGCCGTGTGGATCAGCGCGGAGATGTCCTTCGGGAAACACGAGCCGCCAAAGCCCGGGCCGGGGAAGAGGAACTTCGGGCCGATGCGCGGATCGGCGCCCACGGCCTTGCGTACGCGGTCGATGTCTGCGCCGAGCTTCTCCGCGAGCAGCGCGAGGTCGTTCATGAACGAGATACGCGTCGCGAGCAGCGCGTTCGAGGCGTACTTCGTGAGCTCCGCCGAGCGCGCGCCCATCGCGTGGATGCGGTCGCTCGTGCGCACGAACGGATCGTAGAGGCTCCGGAGCACCTCGAGCGCGCGTGTGTTGTTCGAGCCGATCACGACGCGGTCGGGCTTCATGAAGTCGTTGATCGCGTCGCCTTCCTTGAGGAACTCGGGGTTCGAGGCGACGCCGAAGGGCTGGGTCGTGTGGCGTGAGATGATGGCCTCGACCTGATCGGCCGTGCCGACGGGCACCGTGCTCTTCGTGGCCACGACCTTGAAGCCGTTCATGTTCTTGCCGATGGTCTCGGCCACGGCGTAGACGGCGGAGAGATCGGCGGAGCCGTCGGCGGCGGAGGGCGTGCCGACGGCGATGAACACGACCTCGGCGTTGCGGATGGCGCCTGCCACGTCCGTCGAGAACGACAGGCGCCCGGCCTTCGTGTTCTTGGCGATGAGCGTGTCGAGGCCCGGCTCGTAGATCGGCACCTCGCCGCGGAGGAGGCGCGCGATCTTGCCCTCGTCCACGTCGACGCATGCGACGTCGTTGCCGAAATCCGCGAACCCGGCGCCGGCCACGAGGCCGACGTAACCCGTACCAATCACCGCCAGCTGCATGGCGCGCACCCTATCATTTCGCGAGGGCTCGTGTGTACGTGGCGCGACCCACGCCGACTCAGGGAATCACGATCTCGGCGGCGTGTCCTTCGCATCCACGCAGCACGAACCCGAAGCGATCACCGGATGCGCGCCTCTCCAGATCCTTGCAGGTCGAGCGGTGTACGCCGCGCGCTCCGAACCTGTCGCGGTTGTCTTCGACCACCTCGATGACGCGGCTCGGCCGCACGCGCAGCGTGTACGTGATCGGATCGCCCTCGACGGTGTGCATCGTGATCACGAGCCCCGCGGGGCTCCCGTTCCGCCACGCGTCCCAGAGGCACGCGCGCGCGGCGGCGTCGTAACCGGCGCCGTGCACGTTGGTCTCGCGCCCGCACGTGGAGTTCGCGCCGTCCTCCTCCGACGGCATGCGGCCGGCCTCGACGACGGCGGTCGAGCGCGTGTCGCCCTCGGCCGGGGTCTGCGGCGAGCTGCACCCGCATGCGACGAGCAGGAGCGAGGCGACGACGTGTCCGAGACGTCGCGCCGAATCGCGCGAGTTCAAAGGGGATTCGAAGCCATGCATGAAGGGCCAGGGTACGCCGCGTTCGGCGTTCGGCAACAGCGCGCGGCGAGGAGATCGAAGCGCCGTTCTGCACGGACGGCGCCGCGGTATGCTGAGGCGTGCAATACGACCGGGGGTATCACGAGGCGCGGGAGCTCGAGGACGGCCGCGTCGTCAGGTTGCGATGCATCCGTCCCGAGGATCGTGACGCGCTCGTGCGCGCGTTCGGGAAGCTCTCGCGCGAGTCGCGGTACCGCCGCTTCCTCGCCGACATGCCCTTCCTGAGCCCCGCGATGGCGCGGTACCTGACGGAGGTCGACGGCAGCGACCACGTGGCGATCATCGCGACGGCGGACTCGCTCGATCTGAAGGAAGAAGAGGGCGTCGGCGTCGCGCGGTTCCTGCGTTTGCCCGAGGAGCCTGACGTGGCCGAGGCGGCGGTGACGGTGATCGACGCGTACCAGGGCAAGGGGCTCGGCCGTATCTTGCTCGACGTCATCTCGCGCGCGGCGCGCGAGCGTGGCATCCGCGTCTTCCGCTCCACGGTGCTCGTCTCGAACGCGCCGATGCGGCGGCTGCTCGACGAGGCGGGGGGCATCGTGCGGAGCGACGACGGCGAGACGATCGTGGTCGACACGCCGCTCGAAGAGCCTCGCCCGAGCTGGTCGGATCTCGCGATCTTCCGCGTGCTGCGCGCCGCGGCGGAGGCCACGCGCGACGCCCTGCTCGGCGAGGCGGACGATCGAGGCGAGGTCGACGAGAGGTAACGATTCTGCGATACGAGGGGACATGCGAAACGTCACGGTGAAGACGGGCGAGGGGAAGTTCGGTCAGTCGATCCACGTCGGACCGCACGAGCTGCGAGGCGACGAGCCGCCGAGCGCGGGCGGCGACGATCGTGGCCCCGACCCGTTCGAGTTCGTGCTCGCGGGCCTCGGCGCGTGCACGTCGATGACGATCAAGATGTACGCGGATCGGAAGGGCTGGCCGCTCGTCTCGGTGGAGGTGGACGTCGCGGGCGAGAAGCGCGAGGGCGCGTTCGTAGCGAAGAGGTCGATCCGGCTTCAGGGAGACCTGACGGAGGAGCAACAGGCGCGGCTGCTCGACATCGCGAACAAGTGCCCGGTGCACAAGATGCTGACGGGGAAGATCGAGATCGAGAGCGCGCTCGCTTGAGGCGGTGAGGGCGCAAGAAACCGACGACCGAGGGTGTTCGAACGCGTCGAGCCTCGCTCCTCACGGTGACGCGAGGGTGTCCGAGCGAGATCGACGTGCGCGCGTCACGGTCACGCGGGGCTCTTCGAACGCGTCGACCCCCCCGCGTCACGATGACGCGAGGGTGTTCGAACGCGCCGACCCTCACGCGTCACGTCGACGCGACGGTGTCTCGAGCCCACGCGACCCCCCCGCGTCACGATGACGCGAGGGTGTTCGAACGCCTCGACCCTCACGCGTCACGTTGATCTGCGACGTTCGACGAGGGGCGAGGGCCTCGGTTGTTCGTTTCGGCGTGGGGCAGCCGAAGCCATGCGTGATCCGCTCTACGCGGGCTCGTCGAGGCGGCGCCGAGCCTTGCTTACGGCTGCGTCTTCGAACTCTCTTCCAGCGTCGCGAGCAGCACGGGCAGCACCGCGCGATCCTTCGCCCGCCCCGTTTTCGACTTCACGTCGATGAGCGTCGGCAAATCCAGCACGCGAAGGGACAGCTCGCCGTCCGTCATCACGACGGTGTGAGGCAAGAGCTCTTCGTACCCCTGTCCTTCGCCGAGCTCGCAGAGCGGATCGATCGGCCCGAGCGTTGTCGAGAGGTTGAGCTGACCGTGCCCAGCGAGGATCTCCGCGGTCGGCCGTAGCCGCCGGTTGGCGAGGTCGTAACGAAACACCGCGTCCAGGCGCAGCAACACGTCGAGCAAGCGCGCGACGTTCTCGGGGCTCCTGCGGTGGACGATGTCGAGGTCCTGCGTCGTGATCGGAGCTCCATGGAGCAGCGCCGCCGCGCCGCCAACGACGATGAACTCCACCCCTGCGGCCAAGAGCTCCGCGAGGAACGCCTCCGAGTCAACGACCCGGGGGTGCTGCACGGAACCTCGACGCCACACGCGCGAGCGACGCTCCTGCGCGGAGCCGCTCCCGCAACGTTCGGCCGAGCGCGAGCTGGATCAGCGTTCGATCGACCTCGGCCGCGGCTTGGACGATCTCGGCGTCGAGGAACAAGACAACCGTCCCCTCGGAGCGCTCCTCGTCCGTTCGATCCACGCGCCACGGCCGCATCACGGAGACGAGCTTACCAAACGCGGAGCCGGATGGCACTGCGGCAGGACCGGCCGCAGCGCCCGTCCGCTCCGCGCCCCTCACGGATGGATGAACACCACCGTCCCCGTCAGGTTCCTCGCGGCTCCGTGCCATTCGTACGGCACTTGTGGCTCTGTCCAGTGGAAGAGCCTTCGCGCGTCCTCCGGCGACAGGTTCACGCAGCCGTGGCTCTTCGGCTGGCCGAAGCGGTCGTGCCAGTAGGCGCCGTGCAGCGCGTAGCCGTCCTGGAAGTACTGCACGTACGGCACGTCGCGTAGCTCGAACGCCTCGCCCACCGCGTCCGAGTCCATCGTCACGCTCACGTGTTTCGTGTGGATCCGGAAGATCCCGCGCTTCGTCGCCTTGCTCGTCTCCGGATCACCGAGGCCGCTCTCGCCGCTCGACACCAGCGTCGCGAACACCGGCTTCGTCCCCTCGTAGGCGACGAGCACCTGCTTCGTGATGTTGATGTCGATCCACTTCTCGCCGTTTTTCCCCCACGCCGGCATCTTCTTCGCAGGGTCCACGCGGCCCGCGTGGCGGTCGTCGATCCAGCCGCCGTCCTTCATCTCGTAGTGCAGGATCTTGCCCACGAACTTCTGCTTGCCCGTCAGCTCGACCGCCGCGCGGTACGGGACCTCCCCGCTCGCGACCAGCTTCTTCTTCCCCTCGTCCCACACCCAGCGCTTCGCCCCGGGCCTGCGCACCAGCGCGAACGGGAAGTTGATGTCCTTGCCGATCTCGTAGCCGTGGAAGTCGCTCCCGCGGATCGGGCGGAACCGGTCGGCCGGTATCACGCGCAGGTCCGTCGACACGTTGTAGCGACGCCCCTCGTGCAGGAACGTCTCCACGAAGGCCACGCCGGTGCGACGATCGACCTGGTCGATCTTCACGAGATCGTTCGACTTCAAAAGACCCGACAGGTTCGGCACGCGGCCGCCGTCCTTCAGGAACCACGGGATGTCCTCGTCCGTGATCCGCTGCTCCATCGCCTCGAGCGCGGGCGGCGATGCCACGGACTTCCACTTCATCCACACGTCGAGCCCGTACGTCGCCCCGCTCTCCTCGTCCTTCACCCACTTCGCGAGGTGCTTCTTCAGGCTCGGCTCGTACGTCTTCAGATCCTCCGGCGTCGGGATACGCGCGTAGACCGGGCCGCCGCGCGTCACGATGCCGTACATGTACGGCAGCCTCTGCGTGATGTCGGGTCGCCGCGTCGATGCGCGCACGATCGGGTGGTCGAGGTCCACCGTCGCCTCGGGGCCCACGCAGACGTAGCCGTACGGCTTGATCTTGCGCCATCCGTCCTTGCAGCCCGAGGTCCCCGCGATCTCCGGATCCATCTCGACGATCGCGCCGGCGCGCAAGAAGCCCACGCGCGTGGCCTTCGGATCCGGCTTCGACATGACGTCGGTGCGCATCGCGATGCTCGCGAGCCGCGGCGCGCTCTCCGGGATCGGGGGCGGCAAGTGCGCGATGCCCGAGAGATCGACGAACGCTGCGGCGCTCGCCTCGGGAGGCGGCGCGTCCGCGTCCGCCGCCGCAGAAGGCGCGCCGTCCGCGGCGGCGTTCGTGGTCGCGGGCGCGCCGGCTTCGGACGGAGCGTCGGCGACGAGGCCCGGCAAGGGTCCCGGTTTCTCACGGCAGCCGCCGAGGCTAGCCGCCGCGAGGACGAGCAGCGCGTAGCAGTGGCGTCGCATGACGTGTGGCTCGTTTGCGCATGCCTGCGCGTCGATGTCCAGTTTTCCGCGGCCCCTCTCGTCGCCGCGGTCACCACATTTTCCGGCCCTCTACGCGGGTCGAGTTGCAGCGCCCACAAGGCCACCTTATGGAAATCGGGAGGGGACGTGGCGAAGGCAGACGGAGAACCCGGTCGCTCCGCAACCGCAACCGCGGCGGCGCCGGCCGAGGGTACGGATTCGTTCCTCGACTCCATCGTCGAGCACATCCCCCACATGGTCTTCGTCAAGGACGCGGCCGAGCTCCGCTTCGTCCTCTTCAACAGAGCCGGCGAAGAGCTGCTCGGGCTGCGCCGCGACGCCCTGATCGGCAAGAACGACGCCGACCTGTTCCCCACGGAGCAAGCGGCGTTTTTCGTGGCGAAGGATCGCGAGGTGCTCTCGGGCAAGCGCCTCGTCGACATCTCCGAGGAGCCCATCCACACGCGCCGCGGCCTGCGTGTCCTCCACACGAAGAAGATCCCCATCGTCGACGGCAGAGGAGAGCCGCGCTTCTTGCTCGGC comes from the Polyangium spumosum genome and includes:
- a CDS encoding GNAT family N-acetyltransferase, yielding MQYDRGYHEARELEDGRVVRLRCIRPEDRDALVRAFGKLSRESRYRRFLADMPFLSPAMARYLTEVDGSDHVAIIATADSLDLKEEEGVGVARFLRLPEEPDVAEAAVTVIDAYQGKGLGRILLDVISRAARERGIRVFRSTVLVSNAPMRRLLDEAGGIVRSDDGETIVVDTPLEEPRPSWSDLAIFRVLRAAAEATRDALLGEADDRGEVDER
- a CDS encoding UDP-glucose dehydrogenase family protein, whose translation is MQLAVIGTGYVGLVAGAGFADFGNDVACVDVDEGKIARLLRGEVPIYEPGLDTLIAKNTKAGRLSFSTDVAGAIRNAEVVFIAVGTPSAADGSADLSAVYAVAETIGKNMNGFKVVATKSTVPVGTADQVEAIISRHTTQPFGVASNPEFLKEGDAINDFMKPDRVVIGSNNTRALEVLRSLYDPFVRTSDRIHAMGARSAELTKYASNALLATRISFMNDLALLAEKLGADIDRVRKAVGADPRIGPKFLFPGPGFGGSCFPKDISALIHTARVMGHDLELVRAVEEVNKRQKHVLGSKVLHHFDGALAGRVIGVWGLAFKPQTDDIRESPALTLIEDLLAAGATVRAHDPQAMDNVRPLFGDRVTFVDTMYAAAEGADGLALVTEWHEYRRPDFHRIKRLMRTPSLFDGRNIWDPEELRSIGFWYTGIGRG
- a CDS encoding L,D-transpeptidase, coding for MRRHCYALLVLAAASLGGCREKPGPLPGLVADAPSEAGAPATTNAAADGAPSAAADADAPPPEASAAAFVDLSGIAHLPPPIPESAPRLASIAMRTDVMSKPDPKATRVGFLRAGAIVEMDPEIAGTSGCKDGWRKIKPYGYVCVGPEATVDLDHPIVRASTRRPDITQRLPYMYGIVTRGGPVYARIPTPEDLKTYEPSLKKHLAKWVKDEESGATYGLDVWMKWKSVASPPALEAMEQRITDEDIPWFLKDGGRVPNLSGLLKSNDLVKIDQVDRRTGVAFVETFLHEGRRYNVSTDLRVIPADRFRPIRGSDFHGYEIGKDINFPFALVRRPGAKRWVWDEGKKKLVASGEVPYRAAVELTGKQKFVGKILHYEMKDGGWIDDRHAGRVDPAKKMPAWGKNGEKWIDINITKQVLVAYEGTKPVFATLVSSGESGLGDPETSKATKRGIFRIHTKHVSVTMDSDAVGEAFELRDVPYVQYFQDGYALHGAYWHDRFGQPKSHGCVNLSPEDARRLFHWTEPQVPYEWHGAARNLTGTVVFIHP
- a CDS encoding OsmC family protein, with the translated sequence MRNVTVKTGEGKFGQSIHVGPHELRGDEPPSAGGDDRGPDPFEFVLAGLGACTSMTIKMYADRKGWPLVSVEVDVAGEKREGAFVAKRSIRLQGDLTEEQQARLLDIANKCPVHKMLTGKIEIESALA
- a CDS encoding DUF4362 domain-containing protein; translated protein: MHGFESPLNSRDSARRLGHVVASLLLVACGCSSPQTPAEGDTRSTAVVEAGRMPSEEDGANSTCGRETNVHGAGYDAAARACLWDAWRNGSPAGLVITMHTVEGDPITYTLRVRPSRVIEVVEDNRDRFGARGVHRSTCKDLERRASGDRFGFVLRGCEGHAAEIVIP